A DNA window from Staphylococcus warneri contains the following coding sequences:
- a CDS encoding thiazole synthase, producing MLKIGQLELKSRLLLGTGKFEDEQTQSEAIKAAETNVLTFAVRRMNLYDKNLPNPLANVNLKDFITFPNTAGAKTADEAIRIAEIANHAGVCDMIKVEVIGDDETLLPDPFETYEACKVLLEKGYIVCPYISNDLVLAKKLEALGVHAVMPLASPIGTGRGINNPLNLSYIIQNANVPVIVDAGIGSPKDACQAMELGADAILLNTAISAAKDPVKMAEAMKLGIQAGRLSYEAGRIPVKYTAQASSPTEGLGFL from the coding sequence ATGTTAAAAATAGGTCAATTAGAATTGAAATCTCGTTTATTATTAGGTACTGGTAAATTCGAGGATGAACAAACTCAATCCGAAGCAATTAAAGCAGCTGAAACAAACGTATTAACATTTGCAGTAAGACGTATGAATTTATATGATAAAAATCTTCCAAACCCACTAGCTAATGTGAACTTAAAAGATTTCATTACATTTCCTAACACTGCAGGTGCTAAAACTGCTGATGAAGCCATCCGTATCGCAGAAATTGCAAATCACGCTGGTGTATGCGACATGATTAAAGTTGAAGTCATTGGTGATGATGAAACCTTATTACCTGACCCGTTTGAAACGTATGAAGCTTGTAAAGTGCTATTAGAAAAAGGGTATATCGTCTGTCCTTATATCTCTAATGATCTTGTATTAGCTAAAAAGTTAGAAGCCCTAGGTGTCCATGCGGTAATGCCATTAGCATCACCTATTGGTACAGGTAGGGGTATTAATAATCCACTTAATTTAAGTTATATTATTCAAAATGCTAACGTCCCTGTCATTGTAGATGCCGGTATTGGTTCTCCTAAAGATGCCTGTCAAGCAATGGAATTGGGTGCTGATGCAATATTATTAAATACTGCTATCTCTGCAGCTAAAGATCCTGTCAAAATGGCCGAAGCAATGAAGTTAGGTATTCAAGCCGGAAGATTGTCATATGAAGCTGGTCGTATTCCCGTAAAATATACAGCACAAGCATCAAGTCCTACAGAAGGCTTAGGCTTCTTATAA
- the thiS gene encoding sulfur carrier protein ThiS has product MKCIINGDLFTFEQEDSITSILESLELDPQRVVVEHNQSLIKQDDFDNQIVREDDRLELLEFVGGG; this is encoded by the coding sequence ATGAAGTGCATCATTAACGGAGATTTATTTACCTTTGAACAAGAAGATTCGATTACAAGCATATTAGAATCATTAGAATTAGACCCACAACGTGTCGTAGTTGAGCATAACCAATCTTTAATTAAGCAAGATGATTTTGACAATCAAATAGTCAGAGAAGATGATCGTTTAGAATTATTAGAATTTGTAGGAGGCGGATAA
- the thiO gene encoding glycine oxidase ThiO: protein MHDVLIIGSGVIGMSIARQLNQSHLDIAIVDRDIPGMHASYKAGGMLGAQNEFTTDSELFQLAVASRSLFPELSDALYHETGIDIEFQQSGLIKMASSTKDVKWLTQQYAFLKSKDPSVELLSDDELFNLSNGHVEPTDLAIYIPKDGQINANHYTKALLQSIIQRDVHRYYQTEVKHIHHNNGFYTVTTNNANIYAKKVIVAGGAWSTQLLKDYAIPRQVIGVKGEVLLVEQPSLKLNHTVFMTNGCYIVPKEKHRYLIGATSEFNNYSVGNSDLGISWLLNHAQQRIPGLSNGHILKQWSGIRPYTEHELPIMDQIDDGLFIITGHYRNGILLSPKIGQDIANWLLSGIKPVSYSAFSLSRSEQNEVHH, encoded by the coding sequence ATGCATGATGTTCTTATTATCGGTTCTGGTGTGATAGGTATGTCGATAGCTCGACAACTTAATCAATCACATTTAGATATTGCTATTGTAGACCGAGATATACCAGGTATGCATGCCTCTTATAAAGCCGGTGGCATGTTAGGCGCTCAAAATGAGTTCACAACTGATAGTGAATTATTTCAATTAGCAGTAGCGTCTAGGTCATTATTCCCAGAATTAAGTGATGCCCTCTATCATGAAACTGGTATTGATATTGAATTTCAACAGTCTGGATTAATTAAAATGGCATCATCAACCAAAGACGTAAAGTGGTTAACTCAACAATATGCCTTTCTTAAATCAAAAGACCCAAGCGTTGAGTTACTCTCAGATGATGAACTATTTAACCTGTCAAATGGTCATGTCGAACCAACTGACTTAGCCATATATATTCCAAAGGACGGTCAAATCAATGCCAATCACTATACTAAAGCTTTATTACAATCAATAATTCAGCGCGATGTTCATCGTTATTATCAAACAGAAGTAAAACACATTCATCACAATAATGGTTTTTACACAGTTACAACAAATAATGCTAATATCTACGCTAAAAAAGTAATTGTGGCAGGTGGTGCTTGGTCTACTCAGCTATTAAAAGATTACGCTATACCAAGACAAGTGATTGGTGTTAAAGGTGAGGTATTATTAGTTGAACAACCTTCACTTAAATTAAATCATACTGTGTTCATGACGAATGGTTGCTATATCGTTCCAAAGGAAAAACATCGCTACTTAATTGGAGCGACAAGTGAATTCAATAATTACAGTGTCGGTAATAGTGACCTAGGTATTTCATGGCTACTCAATCATGCTCAACAACGTATACCTGGACTATCGAATGGCCATATTCTAAAACAATGGTCAGGCATAAGACCTTACACAGAACATGAATTACCTATCATGGATCAAATCGATGACGGCTTGTTTATCATCACTGGTCATTATCGTAACGGTATACTGTTATCGCCTAAGATCGGTCAAGATATTGCCAACTGGCTATTATCCGGAATTAAACCAGTAAGCTATTCAGCATTTAGTTTATCAAGGAGTGAGCAAAATGAAGTGCATCATTAA
- a CDS encoding thiamine phosphate synthase produces MYIFIAITFYKELSQQDLRHFLTIEPAIDGLLFRTPMSAFELQGFIVQLIEAGFPKDKIIIHSHFKLLKALNLQCIHFKENDEEAFLIKQQHPELVVGMSTHNIEMVKQCHEWQLDYVFFGHIFPTSSHPDEHPRTIQEIHDVLEIDIPIYAIGGISPSTISQLPTAFDGLCSISFFMTSTVSEINSLKRKWHAHA; encoded by the coding sequence ATGTATATATTTATTGCGATAACTTTTTATAAAGAATTGTCACAGCAAGATTTAAGGCATTTTTTGACTATAGAGCCGGCCATTGATGGCTTACTCTTTAGAACACCTATGTCTGCTTTTGAGTTACAAGGTTTTATTGTACAGCTCATTGAAGCTGGATTTCCCAAAGATAAAATAATCATTCATAGTCATTTTAAATTACTTAAAGCTTTAAATTTACAATGTATTCATTTTAAAGAAAATGACGAAGAAGCATTTTTAATCAAACAACAACATCCTGAGTTAGTTGTCGGTATGTCAACGCATAATATTGAAATGGTTAAGCAATGTCATGAGTGGCAATTAGATTATGTCTTTTTCGGTCACATATTCCCTACATCGTCGCACCCAGATGAACATCCACGAACAATTCAAGAGATTCATGACGTACTCGAGATTGATATTCCTATTTATGCTATAGGCGGAATTTCCCCGTCCACCATTTCTCAATTACCTACAGCATTTGATGGTCTATGTTCAATTTCATTTTTCATGACCTCTACCGTTAGCGAAATTAACTCTTTAAAAAGGAAGTGGCACGCTCATGCATGA
- a CDS encoding MFS transporter: MNKKRSNVRWFFAIAFFLIGVIAYMDRSNISYIAVPMMEDLHLTKTQFGLLASFFSLGYALMQVPSGMLAEKFGPRKMITIALVWWSAFTILTGMIKHHGLLYFVRFLFGVGEAPMYPSNAVFNSFWFAKNEKGRASSALLAGSYFGPVLAPIVTIAIVNAFNWQAVFYIFGAVGIVMAVLWAIIAKDLPEQHKMVNEAEKQFITVHRDIVETDKSLPPWKRFLTHFSFYAIAIQYFVVQFVITLFLIWLPTYLTEQYHVDFKDMSISSLPWLLMFFLILSGGAISDKILNTGKSRFVARGVIAILGFVVFSISIFFAVHTENLYVTIFWLSLGLGGVGMSMGMSWAAATDLGRNFSGTVSGWMNLWGNIGALTSPFLAGAFVEQLGWSMTFQLLIIPAVLAIIMWFFVKPDQPLVIDEHQSVK, encoded by the coding sequence ATGAATAAAAAAAGAAGTAACGTTCGTTGGTTTTTTGCGATTGCATTCTTTCTTATTGGTGTTATAGCTTATATGGATAGATCTAATATTTCATATATTGCTGTACCAATGATGGAAGACTTACATTTAACAAAAACACAATTTGGTTTATTAGCGTCATTTTTCTCATTAGGTTACGCTTTAATGCAAGTACCGTCAGGGATGTTAGCAGAGAAATTTGGACCACGTAAAATGATTACAATAGCTTTAGTATGGTGGAGTGCTTTTACAATTCTCACAGGTATGATTAAGCATCATGGTTTATTATATTTTGTTAGATTTTTATTTGGTGTGGGAGAGGCGCCTATGTATCCATCTAATGCAGTGTTCAATTCATTTTGGTTTGCTAAAAATGAAAAAGGAAGAGCATCAAGTGCGTTATTAGCAGGTTCATATTTCGGCCCTGTGTTAGCACCGATTGTAACCATCGCGATTGTTAACGCATTTAATTGGCAAGCAGTCTTTTATATTTTTGGTGCGGTTGGTATTGTGATGGCAGTTCTATGGGCAATTATCGCTAAAGACTTGCCGGAACAACATAAAATGGTCAATGAAGCTGAAAAGCAATTTATTACTGTGCATAGAGACATTGTTGAAACTGATAAATCACTACCACCTTGGAAACGTTTTTTAACTCACTTTAGTTTTTATGCGATTGCGATTCAGTACTTTGTAGTACAATTTGTCATTACATTATTCTTAATTTGGTTACCAACATATTTAACAGAACAATACCATGTTGATTTCAAAGATATGTCAATTAGTTCATTACCATGGTTATTAATGTTCTTCTTGATTTTATCTGGTGGTGCTATTTCAGATAAGATTTTAAATACTGGTAAATCTCGTTTCGTCGCACGTGGCGTCATTGCGATTTTAGGATTTGTCGTCTTCTCAATATCAATCTTTTTTGCAGTACATACTGAAAACTTATATGTCACTATATTCTGGTTATCTCTTGGCTTAGGTGGCGTTGGTATGTCTATGGGTATGAGTTGGGCCGCAGCGACAGACTTAGGTCGTAACTTCTCTGGAACAGTATCTGGTTGGATGAACTTATGGGGGAATATTGGTGCCTTAACGAGTCCATTCTTAGCTGGTGCCTTTGTTGAACAACTTGGTTGGAGTATGACGTTCCAATTATTAATTATTCCAGCAGTATTAGCGATTATCATGTGGTTCTTTGTTAAACCTGATCAACCATTAGTGATAGATGAACATCAATCAGTTAAATAA
- a CDS encoding putative quinol monooxygenase, whose translation MMIINAKIKISEEKRDEYLKLMKHLVSESRKEEGVLFYSHYEDVQDRNTFIVVENYVDEAAIKSHNESEHLQMFKNEIGNFVVEAPVIEVAQQVK comes from the coding sequence ATGATGATAATCAATGCTAAAATTAAAATATCAGAAGAAAAACGTGATGAATATTTAAAACTTATGAAACATTTAGTTTCTGAATCAAGAAAAGAAGAGGGCGTACTATTCTATAGCCATTATGAAGATGTGCAAGATAGAAATACGTTTATCGTAGTGGAGAACTACGTAGATGAAGCGGCTATTAAATCACATAATGAGTCTGAACATTTACAAATGTTCAAAAATGAAATTGGTAACTTTGTCGTAGAAGCACCAGTGATTGAAGTGGCTCAACAAGTCAAATAA
- a CDS encoding FUSC family protein, with amino-acid sequence MFKGIRQGLLMIIPALLGYYFGFFSFGLLIATGTLAHIYVFKGSPQSMIRTVVLCSLAFAVCMMLGTLTAAQPLIFGILLLVVTVVPFYIFTALKIAGPSSTFFIVTFCLPMNLPIAPDQALVRGLGILIGGAFATLVVLITIYMKKEKTEDSAINSDFKVIQDLMKNYNDPESFKKVATSAVSSFKASDKLLITSSSSNGKLSTRFQKLLLLHTSAQGIYSELLELNEKGVRPLPNELLEMLDFIIDKISHPSSNGKTWRKEVDVSPEFENLISHILKIDEIAHANSEHLEHEANIRKPLYSKRILQNLTLDSLVFRNTLRYTVIIAVAIFVALFFGFDKAYWIPLSAHTLLLGTSTIHTLERGMARSLGTLLGVVVLSGILAFTVPAPLAVVLMGFGAMMTEAFVGVNYTFAVIFITIQVILLNGLASQNLSISIAFPRIVDVAMGVAIALLGLFILGQRTASALLPNTIADVVRQEAKFFHYLFSNNEYKNEEQEKHLSLSLSVRLNNMTQMYNAANGELFSNKSVIQYYYPSIFALEEISFMLSRALNDKNRTRIDDQQMGEYLAIFENIAKHFELHSHLEVKDLTDLPQYNYIKSGLMKIQNNSQKERKDASETLAFA; translated from the coding sequence ATGTTCAAAGGTATCAGACAAGGCTTGCTTATGATAATACCTGCATTATTAGGTTATTACTTCGGCTTTTTCTCATTTGGTTTACTTATTGCCACTGGTACTTTGGCACATATTTATGTTTTTAAAGGTTCACCACAATCTATGATTAGAACGGTGGTGCTTTGTTCGTTAGCTTTCGCAGTTTGTATGATGTTAGGGACATTGACAGCTGCACAACCGCTCATCTTTGGTATTTTACTTCTAGTTGTAACGGTGGTGCCATTTTATATATTCACAGCTTTAAAAATTGCGGGTCCATCATCAACTTTCTTTATAGTGACATTTTGTTTACCAATGAACTTACCAATTGCACCTGATCAAGCATTAGTGAGAGGACTTGGTATTCTTATTGGTGGTGCATTTGCGACACTAGTTGTACTTATCACTATCTATATGAAGAAAGAAAAAACAGAGGATAGTGCCATTAATTCTGACTTCAAAGTGATTCAAGATTTAATGAAAAATTATAATGATCCAGAATCATTTAAGAAAGTGGCAACATCTGCAGTGTCTTCTTTTAAAGCATCAGATAAATTATTGATCACATCATCATCTAGTAATGGTAAATTAAGTACGAGATTCCAAAAATTACTATTACTACATACGTCAGCACAAGGTATTTACTCAGAATTACTTGAATTAAATGAAAAGGGTGTGCGTCCATTACCAAATGAACTGCTTGAAATGCTAGACTTTATCATTGATAAAATAAGTCATCCATCTTCAAATGGTAAAACATGGAGAAAAGAAGTAGATGTGAGCCCAGAATTCGAAAACTTAATTAGTCATATATTAAAAATTGACGAAATTGCTCATGCAAACTCTGAACATCTTGAACATGAGGCAAACATTCGAAAACCATTATACAGTAAACGTATTTTACAAAACTTAACATTAGATTCGCTCGTATTTAGAAATACATTACGATATACAGTCATTATTGCAGTAGCAATCTTTGTTGCTTTATTCTTTGGATTTGATAAAGCTTATTGGATTCCACTTTCCGCACATACATTATTATTAGGTACATCAACGATTCACACATTAGAACGAGGAATGGCCAGAAGCTTAGGTACGTTACTCGGTGTAGTGGTACTTTCAGGAATTTTAGCATTTACAGTACCAGCCCCATTAGCAGTTGTATTAATGGGCTTCGGTGCGATGATGACAGAAGCATTTGTTGGTGTTAACTATACTTTTGCAGTTATCTTTATTACGATACAAGTTATCTTATTAAATGGATTGGCATCACAGAATTTATCCATCTCAATTGCTTTCCCACGTATTGTCGATGTGGCCATGGGGGTTGCCATTGCATTACTCGGTTTATTTATACTAGGACAACGTACAGCGTCTGCGTTATTGCCTAACACTATTGCAGATGTTGTTAGACAAGAAGCGAAATTTTTCCATTATTTATTCTCCAACAATGAATACAAAAATGAAGAACAAGAAAAACATTTAAGTCTAAGCTTGTCAGTAAGATTAAACAATATGACGCAAATGTACAACGCAGCAAATGGTGAATTATTTAGTAATAAGTCAGTTATTCAATATTACTATCCAAGTATATTTGCCTTAGAAGAAATTAGTTTTATGTTGAGTAGAGCTTTAAACGATAAAAATCGAACTAGAATTGACGATCAACAAATGGGTGAATACTTAGCTATCTTTGAAAATATTGCTAAGCACTTTGAACTCCACTCTCATTTAGAAGTTAAAGACTTAACAGATTTACCGCAATATAATTATATTAAGTCAGGTTTAATGAAGATTCAGAATAATAGTCAAAAAGAACGTAAAGATGCAAGTGAAACACTAGCATTTGCTTAA
- a CDS encoding DUF2188 domain-containing protein, translating to MPWTMEDYPQSLKNLDKLERKKAIDIANAMLKDGYKESDVIPIATQQAEKWYKQASEEELEELKNKHITQHLQDKSAQPELNEKPVHIYFEDNEWKVKTEDAKQASDTFTYKKDAIKRAKHIADNKDTKVVEHQKDE from the coding sequence ATGCCTTGGACTATGGAAGATTATCCTCAAAGCCTAAAGAATTTAGACAAATTAGAACGAAAAAAAGCAATTGATATTGCTAATGCTATGCTAAAAGATGGTTATAAGGAGTCAGATGTGATTCCAATAGCAACACAACAAGCTGAAAAATGGTATAAACAAGCATCTGAAGAAGAACTAGAAGAACTCAAAAATAAACACATCACACAGCATCTACAAGATAAGTCAGCGCAACCAGAATTAAATGAAAAGCCAGTTCATATATATTTCGAAGATAATGAATGGAAAGTGAAAACAGAAGATGCAAAACAAGCATCTGATACATTCACATATAAAAAAGATGCTATAAAGCGTGCCAAACATATTGCAGACAATAAAGACACTAAAGTAGTTGAACATCAAAAAGATGAATAG
- a CDS encoding GTP pyrophosphokinase family protein has protein sequence MYVERKPSLYLEDLRYEFKNSLSAIQNGDEAFDILVGFVELDHIYSSALKEISTKLSILDDNFNHRYKHNPIHHMERRVKEMGSLVKKLKRKGLDISAQSARDHIMDIAGIRVICNYMDDIYVIEEMLLKQEDVKLIKRKDYIEHPKENGYRSLHIVVSIPVFLADSVEIIPVEIQIRTIGMDMWASLEHKIRYKNNADTEKYKGLLEQCATEITDVESKMQQIHTEISKDD, from the coding sequence ATGTATGTAGAGAGAAAACCATCATTATACCTTGAAGACTTGAGATACGAATTTAAAAATAGTTTAAGTGCTATTCAAAATGGTGATGAGGCATTTGATATTTTAGTAGGATTTGTTGAACTCGATCATATTTATTCATCCGCACTTAAAGAAATAAGTACTAAGTTAAGCATTTTAGATGATAATTTCAATCATAGATATAAACATAATCCCATACACCATATGGAACGACGTGTTAAAGAGATGGGGAGTTTAGTTAAGAAGCTTAAACGGAAAGGTTTAGACATTAGTGCACAAAGTGCTAGAGATCATATTATGGATATCGCTGGTATTAGAGTGATATGTAATTATATGGATGATATTTATGTTATTGAAGAGATGTTATTAAAACAGGAAGACGTCAAATTAATTAAACGCAAAGATTATATTGAACATCCTAAAGAAAATGGTTATCGCAGCTTACATATTGTGGTATCGATTCCAGTATTCTTAGCAGATTCTGTAGAAATTATTCCAGTAGAAATTCAAATTAGAACCATTGGTATGGATATGTGGGCGAGTCTAGAACATAAAATCCGTTATAAAAATAATGCAGATACTGAAAAATATAAAGGTTTATTAGAACAATGTGCTACAGAGATTACCGATGTAGAAAGTAAGATGCAACAGATTCATACTGAAATATCTAAGGATGATTAA
- a CDS encoding alpha/beta fold hydrolase — protein MNKQNFKTQLYQLNNYENEQSEVIYAGNPNSKEAIVFIHGALLTYKIMTMFEPYMREYKLIFINCPSRGKSSEIERDNHTLDDYSERVYDVLSQIVSEQQLSEIKVVGYSMGGMIATRLLKFNTLPISHLIYLNSAAKITPDGSMLARLFTSDSKRDILKDEINAVKNLPQYILDKTIFAQKENAIELFQFVAPIKTIITDILYTINADYLPDIEEIETFPKILFMSGKEDQIIPYTDSLATLEQFKAYGGTTKEIVYEGIGHLDFPSVLETKSEQELGVVDHIKQWIQE, from the coding sequence ATGAATAAGCAAAATTTTAAAACACAACTATACCAATTAAATAATTATGAAAATGAACAAAGTGAAGTGATATATGCAGGTAATCCCAATTCTAAAGAGGCCATTGTCTTTATTCATGGTGCATTACTTACGTATAAGATTATGACCATGTTTGAACCATACATGAGAGAATACAAACTGATATTTATCAACTGTCCTAGTAGAGGTAAGAGTTCTGAAATTGAAAGGGATAATCACACATTAGATGACTATTCAGAACGTGTTTATGATGTATTAAGTCAGATTGTGAGCGAGCAACAATTGTCAGAAATAAAAGTAGTTGGTTATTCTATGGGAGGTATGATTGCTACACGTTTATTGAAATTTAATACACTGCCCATTTCTCATTTGATTTACCTAAACAGTGCTGCAAAAATCACACCAGATGGTAGTATGTTAGCACGCTTATTTACGTCAGATAGTAAGCGAGATATTTTGAAGGATGAAATTAATGCAGTGAAAAATTTACCACAATACATACTCGATAAAACCATTTTTGCGCAAAAAGAAAATGCGATTGAACTATTTCAATTCGTCGCACCAATCAAGACAATTATCACAGATATTTTGTATACGATTAATGCTGATTACCTACCAGATATTGAAGAAATAGAAACATTTCCGAAGATACTATTCATGTCTGGTAAAGAGGATCAAATTATTCCATATACAGATTCATTAGCTACGTTAGAACAATTCAAAGCTTATGGTGGCACAACAAAAGAAATCGTATATGAAGGAATAGGGCATCTTGATTTTCCAAGTGTATTAGAAACAAAGTCAGAACAAGAATTAGGTGTTGTAGATCATATCAAACAATGGATTCAAGAATAA
- a CDS encoding GntR family transcriptional regulator gives MTYGYPEQWKRHLTTGEAIAAEIRLGIIKGDIQAETLLTENQIAKQFNVSRSPVRDAFKLLQTDQLIHLERMGAQVLPFGEQEKRELYDLRLMLESFAFSRLRSQDTQPIAKEMKKQLEMMKVAVQFEDAESFTKHDFEFHEAMILASDHQYLRTFWNHLKPVMESLILLSMRRRMLEDPNDFERIHRNHNVFVDAVENKNAETLRQAFHLNFDDVGKDIEGFWLR, from the coding sequence ATGACATATGGCTATCCAGAACAATGGAAACGACATTTAACTACAGGTGAGGCGATAGCTGCAGAAATTAGATTAGGCATTATTAAAGGTGATATTCAAGCAGAAACACTACTGACTGAAAATCAAATTGCTAAACAATTCAATGTGAGTCGCTCTCCTGTTAGAGATGCATTCAAGCTATTACAAACAGATCAACTTATTCATTTAGAACGAATGGGGGCGCAAGTCTTACCTTTTGGTGAACAAGAAAAAAGAGAACTTTATGACTTACGCTTAATGTTAGAGTCTTTTGCCTTTTCTAGATTGAGATCACAAGATACACAACCGATAGCTAAAGAAATGAAAAAGCAACTCGAAATGATGAAAGTAGCAGTACAATTTGAAGATGCTGAATCGTTTACGAAACATGATTTTGAATTTCATGAAGCCATGATTTTAGCTTCAGACCACCAATACCTCAGAACATTTTGGAATCATTTGAAACCTGTGATGGAGTCACTAATTCTCCTATCGATGAGACGCAGAATGTTAGAAGATCCTAATGATTTTGAACGTATACATCGAAATCACAATGTCTTTGTAGATGCAGTTGAAAATAAAAATGCTGAAACGTTAAGACAAGCCTTTCATTTAAACTTTGATGATGTAGGTAAAGATATAGAAGGATTTTGGTTACGCTAA
- the gntK gene encoding gluconokinase: MKYMIGVDIGTTSTKSVLYDENGQFIMKHNIGYELHTPNVDVSEENPDELFDAVLMTVKYVIREANIAKEDIKLISFSAQMHSLVAMDEQHHRLTENITWADNRASKYADQINQQHDGFNIYRRTGTPIHPMSPLSKIFWMKHEQPDIFNHTAMFADIKTYILYQLYETYVIDHSMASATGMFNLEQLDWDDDVLNLLGITRQQLPELVPTTHILKGMKKRYATLMGVDENTPVVIGASDGVLSNLGVNSYRKGEVAVTIGTSGAIRTVIDKPRTDDKGRIFCYVLTDEHYVIGGPVNNGGVILRWLRDEILASEVETAKRLGVDPYDVLTQIASRVKPGADGLIFHPYLAGERAPLWNADARGSFFGLTLSHKKEHMIRAALEGVLYNLYTVYLALIEVMNETPSTIKATGGFAKSEIWRQMMADIFDTHLSVPESYESSCLGACVLGMKALGEIDDFSVIEQMVGTTNEHQPDSETVDIYQQLVSIFINISRSLTDTYSEIAAFQRQHMN; encoded by the coding sequence ATGAAATATATGATTGGTGTCGATATTGGTACCACAAGCACCAAATCAGTACTTTATGATGAAAATGGACAATTCATTATGAAGCATAACATTGGGTACGAATTGCATACACCTAATGTCGATGTGTCTGAAGAGAATCCAGATGAATTATTTGATGCAGTATTGATGACCGTCAAATATGTCATCAGAGAAGCCAATATCGCTAAAGAAGATATTAAATTAATCTCATTTAGTGCCCAAATGCATAGTTTAGTTGCGATGGATGAACAACATCATCGCTTAACAGAGAATATTACTTGGGCTGATAATCGAGCAAGTAAATATGCAGACCAAATTAATCAACAACATGATGGTTTTAATATTTATAGAAGAACAGGTACACCCATTCATCCAATGTCACCATTATCGAAGATATTTTGGATGAAACATGAGCAACCAGATATTTTCAATCATACTGCCATGTTTGCTGATATTAAGACATATATTTTATATCAACTATATGAGACATATGTTATCGACCACTCCATGGCTTCAGCTACAGGTATGTTCAATCTGGAACAACTTGATTGGGATGACGACGTATTAAATTTATTAGGTATCACACGTCAGCAGCTACCAGAATTAGTGCCCACAACACATATTTTAAAAGGAATGAAAAAGCGCTACGCCACATTAATGGGTGTCGATGAGAATACGCCTGTAGTAATTGGCGCGAGTGATGGTGTGTTATCTAATCTGGGCGTGAACAGTTACCGAAAAGGTGAAGTTGCCGTTACTATTGGGACATCTGGTGCTATTAGAACCGTCATTGATAAACCAAGAACGGATGATAAAGGTCGAATTTTCTGTTATGTCCTAACAGATGAACATTACGTAATTGGTGGACCAGTTAATAATGGTGGCGTCATCTTAAGATGGCTTCGAGATGAGATATTAGCAAGTGAAGTCGAAACAGCCAAACGCTTAGGTGTTGATCCTTATGACGTATTAACTCAAATCGCCAGTCGTGTTAAACCAGGCGCAGATGGCTTAATCTTCCATCCTTATCTTGCTGGAGAACGTGCACCATTATGGAATGCCGATGCACGTGGGTCATTCTTCGGCTTAACACTATCTCATAAGAAAGAACATATGATACGTGCTGCCTTAGAAGGCGTTTTATACAATCTATACACAGTTTATCTAGCTTTAATAGAAGTGATGAATGAAACACCAAGTACAATCAAAGCGACAGGTGGATTTGCTAAAAGTGAAATTTGGCGCCAAATGATGGCAGATATCTTTGACACGCATTTAAGTGTGCCAGAAAGTTACGAAAGTTCATGCTTAGGTGCATGCGTGTTAGGTATGAAAGCACTTGGTGAAATTGATGACTTCTCAGTAATTGAACAAATGGTAGGTACGACAAATGAACATCAACCTGATTCAGAAACAGTCGATATTTATCAACAACTTGTAAGTATCTTTATCAATATTAGTCGCTCTTTAACCGACACGTATAGTGAGATTGCCGCATTTCAACGACAGCATATGAATTGA